A stretch of the Sylvia atricapilla isolate bSylAtr1 chromosome 28, bSylAtr1.pri, whole genome shotgun sequence genome encodes the following:
- the LOC136372621 gene encoding surfactant protein C-like, giving the protein MDDSSKEALMEEAPPRYTESPPRLPCVPHELKSLLLLVALVVVALVVVNVTFLLLGLHLSESHAETVLRMTIQGLDGEGTPQELAMSKRERTGTFAVRDGLNASATVVYDYSKLLVGYRSWRQRACYITRVDKDNFPGLDAVTETFQRRQDEDAGDKAVALADRSVLGTTINILCSAVPVFWA; this is encoded by the exons ATGGACGACAGCTCCAAAGAGGCGCTGATGGAGGAGGCACCTCCG AGGTACACGGAGTCCCCGCCGCGCCTGCCCTGCGTCCCTCACGAGCTCAagagcctcctgctgctggtggcgCTGGTGGTGGTGGCCCTCGTGGTGGTCAACGtcaccttcctcctgctggggctgcacctcAGCGAGTCGCACGCCGAGACG GTGTTGAGAATGACCATCCAGGGGCTGGACGGCGAGGGGACCCCCCAGGAGCTCGCCATGAGCAAgagggaaaggacagggacGTTCGCGGTGCGCGACGGGCTCAACGCCTCGGCCACGGTGGTGTACGACTACAGCAAG CTGCTCGTCGGCTACAGGTCGTGGCGTCAGCGCGCCTGCTACATCACCCGCGTGGACAAGGACAACTTCCCGGGGCTGGACGCTGTCACCGAGACCTTCCAGCGCCGGCAG GATGAGGACGCTGGGGACAAGGCCGTGGCCCTGGCTGACCGCTCCGTGCTGGGCACCACCATCAACATCCTCTGCAGCGCCGTCCCCGTGTTCTGGGCGtag